A window of the Drosophila simulans strain w501 chromosome 2L, Prin_Dsim_3.1, whole genome shotgun sequence genome harbors these coding sequences:
- the LOC27207141 gene encoding uncharacterized protein LOC27207141, translated as MRLTVFCLCLFFCLELVVPRHVVGHDGFHNIEKEKRWKNWPARVRHHHKKHNSI; from the exons ATGCGGTTGACTGTTTTCTGCTTG TGCCTCTTTTTTTGCCTGGAGCTGGTAGTGCCCAGACACGTCGTGGGCCACGATGGATTCCACAACATCGAGAAGGAAAAGCGCTGGAAAAACTGGCCAGCACGTGTGAGGCACCACCATAAAAAACATAACTCCATCTGA
- the LOC6732884 gene encoding uncharacterized protein LOC6732884 — translation MASRLTWTFLVAVAALQLSLAAPPINKWQLQFEVSSELFQMVTDAMEQLRHVFQLVIDEAELILPPESKGHILRELKDFVAALDTLDFDDSFELNRLEDALEELESIISIAGSKEFESEADEVVVQLFIQHGVEDLEQILERNLETTLKTVEQKVEKYMSTWSDSRLARNAELVKQFNDFKNEKDVYEKLDKLTNSDFI, via the exons ATGGCTAGCAGATTAACTTGGACTTTTCTAGTCGCAGTGGCTGCCCTCCAGCTTTCG CTGGCAGCTCCTCCAATTAACAAATGGCAGTTACAATTCGAAGTGTCCAGTGAACTTTTTCAAATGGTAACAGATGCCATGGAACAGCTGAGACATGTCTTCCAACTGGTCATCGACGAGGCCGAACTCATTTTACCACCGGAATCTAAAGGACACATTCTCAGGGAGCTTAAGGACTTCGTCGCGGCCTTGGACACCCTGGACTTCGATGATTCATTCGAGCTGAATAGACTGGAGGATGCCCTTGAGGAACTGGAAAGCATCATTTCGATTGCAGGCAGCAAAGAATTTGAATCGGAAGCTGACGAGGTTGTGGTCCAGCTATTCATACAGCACGGAGTTGAGGACCTGGAGCAGATCCTGGAAAGAAATTTGGAAACTACTCTGAAAACCGTAGAGCAGAAGGTGGAGAAGTACATGAGCACATGGTCCGACAGTCGGTTGGCCAGGAACGCGGAGTTGGTCAAGCAGTTTAATGATTTTAAGAACGAGAAGGATGTCTATGAGAAGCTGGACAAGTTAACCAACTctgatttcatttga
- the LOC6732880 gene encoding uncharacterized protein LOC6732880 isoform X2, whose protein sequence is MGSRLYPAAILILHCLMLLLVKVDSRGNQNHTQMDRQRHLRAHNLHRPPYEGYDWHKHFNRDAEPKAAVAKEKEESTFKRRSGHFKKMEQKARDISNWRARSAYQKETAELEKWGQAKNITDDELKAFFDGEISTKDKYRLFGDIQTVVQILKEVKKKGAVTEKERAMITPDLIPLILRFGRMFEREFAKNTNASQALQILVNEVQKSKSRKMRHKSSRRYYR, encoded by the exons ATGGGATCAAGGCTCTATCCCGCAGCGATCCTCATCCTCCATTGCCTGATGTTGCTCCTCGTCAAGGTGGACAGCAGAGGTAACCAGAACCACACCCAGATGGACAGACAGCGTCATCTGCGAGCACACAATCTGCACAGGCCTCCATACGAGGGATACGATTGGCACAAACA CTTTAACCGAGATGCGGAACCAAAGGCGGCAGTTGCAAAGGAGAAGGAAGAGTCGACTTTCAAACGCAGATCAGGCCATTTCAAAAAGATGGAGCAAAAAGCTAGGGATATTTCGAACTGGAG AGCTCGGAGCGCGTACCAAAAGGAGACGGCAGAGCTGGAGAAATGGGGTCAAGCTAAGAATATTACTGACGACGAACTGAAGGCATTCTTTGACGGGGAAATTTCTACCAAAGACAAGTACAGATTATTTGGGGACATTCAAACCGTTGTCCAGATCCTGAAAGAGGTGAAGAAAAAGGGAGCTGT AACCGAAAAAGAGAGAGCAATGATAACACCGGATCTGATACCATTGATCCTAAGATTCGGCCGCATGTTTGAAAGGGAATTCGCCAAGAACACAAATGCCTCCCAAGCCTTGCAGATCCTTGTTAATGAGGTTCAAAAATCTAAGAGCCGGAAGATGAGACACAAGAGTTCCAGAAGGTATTATCGCTAA
- the LOC6732887 gene encoding uncharacterized protein LOC6732887 isoform X1 has protein sequence MYAGRATQFAKTISSMACSIQKQPQAPQSVDPGTAGVDRVGEAGGGPSGAGTVPSTPKATTAQPRGSLPTDVNQPPLEFQWPPPVPVSIHTSNLRLNMMNQDPKDLHTARAIIEELRSKVRFQTEHIMKWRKAYAMQVQQHYRYQKEKSDQMNSLTSQLLLLESRLKRKQKQIASLLNHRELTIQRQQKIIDTLSSRLVDHGLETIEASYANELDSLNDSDSAVVLEDIDSDSPMTLGTRRKSSGAGGLGGVLGSDGITIVRSISDAIETNHNKYGAARRNNCFLRRPDILETVYSVEEDPEPTTDVAEKRDKFKNRSDKALSSSSTEGQIDAASPSTADKAKDSSPVDGGSTIPRRQLGALKRSPSHDSPCTTLSVKVPQLQPPSPPPSTQGVQDPPNGKTQVTNYNRVMLNHRSVTKPKDVKYKRINKAKSKSLEELRGRLKNLVERPPGLDGGYSGGMMPQAAQSYA, from the exons ATGTACGCCGGTCGGGCGACACAATTTGCCAAAACCATCAGCAGCATGGCGTGCAGCATACAGAAGCAACCTCAGGCGCCGCAATCAGTGGATCCTGGCACTGCAGGAGTGGATCGGGTGGGTGAAGCAGGCGGTGGCCCCAGTGGAGCTGGCACCGTTCCCTCCACGCCGAAAGCCACGACCGCCCAGCCGAGAGGCTCCCTGCCAACGGACGTGAACCAGCCACCGTTGGAATTTCAGTGGCCACCGCCCGTTCCCGTTTCGATACACACGAGCAACTTGCGTCTGAACATGATGAACCAGGATCCCAAGGACCTCCACACAGCCAGAGCCATTATCGAGGAGCTGCGCTCCAAGGTGCGCTTCCAGACGGAGCACATCATGAAGTGGCGCAAGGCGTATGCCATGCAG GTCCAGCAGCACTATCGTTACCAGAAGGAGAAATCCGATCAGATGAACTCGTTGACCTCGCAGCTCTTGCTCCTGGAATCCCGACTGAAGcggaagcagaagcagataGCCAGTCTATTGAACCATCGGGAGTTGACCATCCAGCGTCAACAGAAGATCATCGACACCCTGTCCTCCCGGCTGGTGGATCATGGGCTGGAGACCATTGAAGCTAGCTATGCCAACGAGTTGGACTCCCTGAACGACTCGGATTCGGCGGTGGTCCTGGAGGACATCGACTCGGACAGCCCAATGACATTGGGCACGCGACGGAAGAGTAGTGGCGCTGGCGGATTGGGCGGCGTGCTGGGCAGCGATGGCATCACCATAGTGCGGTCCATATCCGATGCAATCGAGACGAATCACAACAAATACGGAGCGGCCAGGCGAAACAACTGCTTCCTGCGGCGTCCCGATATCCTGGAAACGGTTTACTCCGTCGAGGAGGATCCCGAACCCACCACGGACGTGGCCGAGAAGCGGGACAAGTTCAAGAACCGCTCCGACAAGGCTCTTAGCTCCAGCTCGACCGAGGGCCAGATAGACGCCGCCAGTCCCTCGACCGCGGACAAAGCCAAAGATTCATCGCCCGTCGACGGCGGATCCACCATTCCAAGACGCCAACTGGGAGCCCTCAAGAGATCTCCCAGCCACGACTCTCCCTGCACCACACTCAGTGTCAAGGTCCCCCAGCTGCAGCCACCATCTCCTCCACCATCGACGCAAGGAGTCCAGGATCCGCCCAACGGAAAAACCCAG GTCACCAACTACAACCGGGTCATGCTCAACCATCGCTCGGTGACCAAGCCCAAGGACGTCAAGTACAAGCGCATCAACAAGGCGAAGTCCAAGAGTCTGGAGGAGCTGCGAGGGCGCCTTAAGAACCTGGTGGAGCGGCCTCCTGGCCTTGACGGCGGCTACTCCGGCGGCATGATGCCGCAGGCGGCGCAGTCATATGCGTGA
- the LOC6732885 gene encoding uncharacterized protein LOC6732885: MARSGRSSRFLIGGSTCCWVLLGLICLALADSAQVKERSPTILAGNTIQAVERLFNQVLYATIEDARQRLPALPANETIDRQYFEELDLVAGNEDYYSTAFYIFAWINSDLMYHKTPDKLLVEVLPGEKIAIRRFFAKVKPHLTKYLRLSRQDRSELVSNVTQLATETEDSLITTFLEFPQNLKSQLPELQLMDYTKLAQALVQGVASGIWTKA, translated from the exons ATGGCGAGATCAGGGCGCAGTTCGAGGTTTCTTATCGGCGGCAGCACTTGCTGCTGGGTGCTTCTGGGTCTTATCTGCCTG GCTCTGGCGGACTCAGCCCAAGTGAAAGAACGCAGCCCTACCATCTTGGCGGGGAACACAATTCAGGCGGTGGAGAGGCTCTTCAATCAGGTGCTCTACGCGACCATCGAAGATGCCCGCCAAAGACTTCCGGCTCTTCCGGCCAACGAAACCATCGATCGGCAGTACTTCGAGGAGCTCGACCTGGTTGCTGGGAACGAGGACTACTACAGCACTGCTTTCTATATCTTCGCCTGGATAAACAGCGACCTCATGTACCACAAGACTCCCGATAAGTTGCTCGTCGAGGTTCTTCCCGGCGAGAAGATCGCCATCCGCAGATTCTTCGCCAAGGTCAAGCCGCATCTCACCAAGTATCTGCGACTCAGTCGACAGGACAGGTCTGAATTGGTTTCCAACGTCACCCAATTGGCCACCGAAACTGAGGACAGTCTGATCACAACCTTCTTGGAGTTTCCCCAGAACTTGAAGAGCCAACTTCCTGAGCTTCAGCTAATGGACTACACCAAATTGGCTCAGGCTTTGGTCCAGGGAGTGGCCAGTGGTATATGGACGAAGGCTTAA
- the LOC6732879 gene encoding cytochrome c oxidase subunit 4 isoform 1, mitochondrial gives MALRLINSAVLRQLASQLPKSAQVGSVAAVHTLDKIGKREIVGYGWNGTACYADRVDYPLPAVRFREPTNEINALRAKEQGDWKKLSTQEIKALYRASFCQTIAEVQAGSGEWKLHLGIALLFSAAAIWVAVLMNLFVYDELPVTFDEEHQKAQLQRIIDLEINPVTGLTSKWDYENKKWKN, from the exons ATGGCCCTGCGACTAATCAACAGTGCTGTGCTCCGCCAGCTGGCCTCCCAGCTGCCCAAGAGTGCCCAAGTGGGCAGCGTGGCCGCCGTACACACGCTGGACAAGATCGGCAAGCGGGAGATCGTGGGCTACGGCTGGAACGGCACCGCCTGCTACGCGGATCGCGTGGATTACCCTCTGCCCGCCGTGCGCTTCCGTGAGCCCACCAACGAGATCAACGCTCTGCGCGCCAAGGAGCAGGGAGACTGGAAGAAGCTCAGCACCCAGGAGATCAAGGCCCTGTACCGCGCCAGCTTCTGCCAGACTATCGCCGAGGTTCAGGCTGGATCCGGGGAGTGGAAGCTCCACCTGGGCATTGCACTCCTCTTCTCCGCCGCCGCCATCTGGGTGGCCGTGCTGATGAACCTCTTCG tgTACGATGAGCTGCCCGTTACCTTCGACGAGGAGCACCAGAAGGCCCAGCTGCAGCGCATCATCGACCTGGAAATCAACCCCGTCACCGGATTGACCTCCAAGTGGGACTACGAGAACAAGAAGTGGAAGAACTAA
- the LOC6732883 gene encoding uncharacterized protein LOC6732883 — translation MLPLQFVLLGCLFIAQGICHTLPEPKLRVPRETISIPTHLFKPVSPKSSREPISNRSSLNGGNSSALVEADNDVEFLERSSGEVEEVTDAYEEEDVPLRPIPFQPRPFYPQSPPRSNGFPIRQPIYDNAFQTDYNVGPRGSGFDNRPFPSSPDFRGRGGRPIPDSPFRNQNSGTFVSRPVPMSSSGSIIPLISGGLSVPTGRSGPLGSGGSSNNFYRSESYSYTSDGRGPPQIERDLYDSRDGFGSSYRNF, via the exons ATGTTGCCGCTCCAATTCGTTTTGCTGGGCTGTCTGTTCATCGCTCAGGGG ATATGCCACACTCTGCCGGAGCCCAAG CTAAGGGTGCCCCGTGAAACTATCAGCATTCCCACTCATCTCTTTAAGCCAGTGAGTCCGAAATCGAGCAGGGAACCTATTTCTAATAGATCCTCCTTAAATGGCGGAAATAGCTCTGCCCTGGTCGAGGCAGATAACGATGTCGAGTTTCTAGAG AGATCTAGCGGTGAAGTGGAGGAGGTGACCGACGCCTACGAAGAGGAGGACGTTCCACTCCGACCTATCCCATTCCAACCTCGACCGTTTTATCCTCAGAGTCCTCCCCGATCCAACGGTTTCCCCATTCGT CAACCCATCTATGACAATGCATTCCAAACCGATTACAATGTGGGTCCCAGAGGCAGCGGCTTCGACAACAGACCTTTTCCCAGTTCCCCGGATTTCCGTGGCAGAGGCGGTCGACCAATTCCTGACTCCCCATTCCGCAATCAAAACTCAGGAACCTTTGTATCTCGACCG GTACCCATGTCATCTAGTGGTTCCATTATCCCCCTAATCTCCGGTGGCCTCAGTGTTCCGACTGGTAGAAGTGGTCCCCTTGGTTCCGGGGGTTCTTCGAACAACTTTTACCGGAGCGAATCCTATAGCTACACCTCGGACGGAAGAGGACCTCCCCAGATCGAGCGGGACTTGTACGACTCACGGGATGGATTTGGTTCATCTTACCGCAACTTTTAA
- the LOC6732887 gene encoding uncharacterized protein LOC6732887 isoform X2, giving the protein MYAGRATQFAKTISSMACSIQKQPQAPQSVDPGTAGVDRVGEAGGGPSGAGTVPSTPKATTAQPRGSLPTDVNQPPLEFQWPPPVPVSIHTSNLRLNMMNQDPKDLHTARAIIEELRSKVRFQTEHIMKWRKAYAMQVQQHYRYQKEKSDQMNSLTSQLLLLESRLKRKQKQIASLLNHRELTIQRQQKIIDTLSSRLVDHGLETIEASYANELDSLNDSDSAVVLEDIDSDSPMTLGTRRKSSGAGGLGGVLGSDGITIVRSISDAIETNHNKYGAARRNNCFLRRPDILETVYSVEEDPEPTTDVAEKRDKFKNRSDKALSSSSTEGQIDAASPSTADKAKDSSPVDGGSTIPRRQLGALKRSPSHDSPCTTLSVKVPQLQPPSPPPSTQGVQDPPNGKTQDYVEPMEGIPIFLDCEIDL; this is encoded by the exons ATGTACGCCGGTCGGGCGACACAATTTGCCAAAACCATCAGCAGCATGGCGTGCAGCATACAGAAGCAACCTCAGGCGCCGCAATCAGTGGATCCTGGCACTGCAGGAGTGGATCGGGTGGGTGAAGCAGGCGGTGGCCCCAGTGGAGCTGGCACCGTTCCCTCCACGCCGAAAGCCACGACCGCCCAGCCGAGAGGCTCCCTGCCAACGGACGTGAACCAGCCACCGTTGGAATTTCAGTGGCCACCGCCCGTTCCCGTTTCGATACACACGAGCAACTTGCGTCTGAACATGATGAACCAGGATCCCAAGGACCTCCACACAGCCAGAGCCATTATCGAGGAGCTGCGCTCCAAGGTGCGCTTCCAGACGGAGCACATCATGAAGTGGCGCAAGGCGTATGCCATGCAG GTCCAGCAGCACTATCGTTACCAGAAGGAGAAATCCGATCAGATGAACTCGTTGACCTCGCAGCTCTTGCTCCTGGAATCCCGACTGAAGcggaagcagaagcagataGCCAGTCTATTGAACCATCGGGAGTTGACCATCCAGCGTCAACAGAAGATCATCGACACCCTGTCCTCCCGGCTGGTGGATCATGGGCTGGAGACCATTGAAGCTAGCTATGCCAACGAGTTGGACTCCCTGAACGACTCGGATTCGGCGGTGGTCCTGGAGGACATCGACTCGGACAGCCCAATGACATTGGGCACGCGACGGAAGAGTAGTGGCGCTGGCGGATTGGGCGGCGTGCTGGGCAGCGATGGCATCACCATAGTGCGGTCCATATCCGATGCAATCGAGACGAATCACAACAAATACGGAGCGGCCAGGCGAAACAACTGCTTCCTGCGGCGTCCCGATATCCTGGAAACGGTTTACTCCGTCGAGGAGGATCCCGAACCCACCACGGACGTGGCCGAGAAGCGGGACAAGTTCAAGAACCGCTCCGACAAGGCTCTTAGCTCCAGCTCGACCGAGGGCCAGATAGACGCCGCCAGTCCCTCGACCGCGGACAAAGCCAAAGATTCATCGCCCGTCGACGGCGGATCCACCATTCCAAGACGCCAACTGGGAGCCCTCAAGAGATCTCCCAGCCACGACTCTCCCTGCACCACACTCAGTGTCAAGGTCCCCCAGCTGCAGCCACCATCTCCTCCACCATCGACGCAAGGAGTCCAGGATCCGCCCAACGGAAAAACCCAG gATTATGTTGAGCCAATGGAGGGAATTCCCATTTTCTTAGATTGCGAAATAGACTTATAa
- the LOC6732880 gene encoding uncharacterized protein LOC6732880 isoform X1 — protein sequence MGSRLYPAAILILHCLMLLLVKVDSRGNQNHTQMDRQRHLRAHNLHRPPYEGYDWHKHFNRDAEPKAAVAKEKEESTFKRRSGHFKKMEQKARDISNWSRARSAYQKETAELEKWGQAKNITDDELKAFFDGEISTKDKYRLFGDIQTVVQILKEVKKKGAVTEKERAMITPDLIPLILRFGRMFEREFAKNTNASQALQILVNEVQKSKSRKMRHKSSRRYYR from the exons ATGGGATCAAGGCTCTATCCCGCAGCGATCCTCATCCTCCATTGCCTGATGTTGCTCCTCGTCAAGGTGGACAGCAGAGGTAACCAGAACCACACCCAGATGGACAGACAGCGTCATCTGCGAGCACACAATCTGCACAGGCCTCCATACGAGGGATACGATTGGCACAAACA CTTTAACCGAGATGCGGAACCAAAGGCGGCAGTTGCAAAGGAGAAGGAAGAGTCGACTTTCAAACGCAGATCAGGCCATTTCAAAAAGATGGAGCAAAAAGCTAGGGATATTTCGAACTGGAG CAGAGCTCGGAGCGCGTACCAAAAGGAGACGGCAGAGCTGGAGAAATGGGGTCAAGCTAAGAATATTACTGACGACGAACTGAAGGCATTCTTTGACGGGGAAATTTCTACCAAAGACAAGTACAGATTATTTGGGGACATTCAAACCGTTGTCCAGATCCTGAAAGAGGTGAAGAAAAAGGGAGCTGT AACCGAAAAAGAGAGAGCAATGATAACACCGGATCTGATACCATTGATCCTAAGATTCGGCCGCATGTTTGAAAGGGAATTCGCCAAGAACACAAATGCCTCCCAAGCCTTGCAGATCCTTGTTAATGAGGTTCAAAAATCTAAGAGCCGGAAGATGAGACACAAGAGTTCCAGAAGGTATTATCGCTAA
- the LOC6732881 gene encoding uncharacterized protein LOC6732881, whose amino-acid sequence MYILCVRCDDSMAKLELKLIGIAIFLVAALEAQETPAAESSPASPTAGETSPVTEGSSIGETTQTTVAGSEVTGSLTNSTDMGNSTDIPDPNASPDPENGGDPFVKPGSHIKGPRHVRAHDGFHSLKTEKHWATWNDAFTTPRP is encoded by the exons atgtacatactatGTGTCAGGTGTGACGATAGCATGGCGAAACTGGAACTGAAGCTG ATTGGAATCGCTATATTCTTGGTAGCCGCGCTCGAGGCTCAGGAAACCCCTGCGGCTGAATCATCTCCAGCGTCCCCAACAGCTGGCGAAACGTCTCCAGTTACAGAAGGCAGTTCCATCGGGGAAACTACTCAGACCACAGTAGCGGGGTCCGAGGTCACAGGATCACTAACAAATAGCACCGATATGGGTAATAGCACGGACATCCCAGACCCGAACGCCTCGCCTGACCCTGAAAATGGAGGAGATCCATTTGTGAAGCCGGGAAGCCATATAAAGGGACCACGACATGTTAGAGCACATGATGGCTTCCACAGCCTGAAGACGGAGAAGCATTGGGCTACCTGGAACGACGCCTTCACCACGCCACGTCCCTAG
- the LOC6732882 gene encoding proline-rich extensin-like protein EPR1 — translation MFIKLLLISQLLALSYAQLSLDEAKKQIDASLYSEEETTDDAHLPEPHIPPQYQPHHPHKKVTTTTTPEPETTTLKPETTTKPAIEQEGEATAAPDDGLGQLDDGLQQNNDGSALPESTTPEPETTTPTTTTTTTTTTPKPHKHEPHSHPHSHSHPQPYPYPIQYPYPHPGVIFTAAGPKLAPPSATPPTSKDADKESPELSGYPSYPSFRSPYSPYQPPVFPQPRNWPSFPGYGPPSPGYGYPHNHNHDEDSGENKPKDKSGEEDKDEDVALKPPGFGYPQVYLIPRRPVISVPSFPRPGGGYGSPYGYGRY, via the exons ATGTTCATTAAGCTTCTTCTAATCAGCCAG CTCCTGGCTCTAAGCTACGCTCAGTTGTCGCTCGACGAGGCTAAAAAGCAAATCGATGCCTCGCTTTACAGCGAAGAGGAGACTACCGATGATGCGCACCTGCCGGAGCCCCACATTCCCCCGCAATATCAGCCTCATCATCCCCACAAGAAagtgaccaccaccaccacacccGAGCCGGAAACCACCACTCTGAAGCCAGAAACCACCACGAAGCCCGCCATTGAGCAGGAGGGTGAGGCAACCGCTGCTCCGGATGACGGACTGGGTCAACTGGACGATGGCTTGCAACAAAACAATGATGGATCTGCGCTCCCAGAGTCCACCACTCCGGAACCGGAAACCACGACCCCTACGACGACCACCACTACAACTACCACAACGCCAAAGCCCCATAAGCATGAGCCCCACTCTCATCCCCATTCTCATTCGCATCCTCAGCCCTATCCATACCCCATTCAGTATCCCTACCCCCACCCTGGAGTGATATTCACCGCCGCGGGACCTAAGCTTGCTCCTCCATCGGccacaccacccacttccAAAGATGCGGACAAGGAATCACCGGAATTGTCTGGATACCCCTCCTATCCGAGCTTCAGATCACCGTACTCGCCCTACCAACCACCGGTGTTCCCCCAGCCACGTAACTGGCCCAGCTTCCCAGGATACGGACCACCCAGTCCCGGTTACGGATACCCCCACAACCACAATCACGATGAAGACTCCGGCGAAAATAAGCCCAAGGACAAGTCTGGAGAAGAGGATAAGGACGAGGATGTGGCTCTGAAGCCACCTGGATTTGGCTACCCGCAGGTCTATTTGATTCCCCGAAGACCAGTGATCTCTGTGCCCAGCTTTCCGCGTCCAGGAGGCGGATATGGTTCGCCCTATGGCTACGGACGCTACTAA